Proteins from a genomic interval of Rhodococcus rhodochrous:
- a CDS encoding Rv2578c family radical SAM protein, giving the protein MRWAGQTVDADDGALPGLERAGLVRSVRTPEFEGVTFHEVLCKSALNRTPEASRLPFRYTVNTFRGCTHACRYCFARPTHEYLDLDAGHDFDSQLVVKTNVAAVLRRELARRSWTREHVALGTNTDPYQRAEGRYRLMPGVIRAFAESGTPFSILTKGTLLRRDLPLLSLAAGQVDVSVAVSLPIGDPELAAHIEPGTPSPKARLDLVKAIVDAGLSCHVMVAPVLPFLTDSRQHLDTLFGSLAAAGASGVTAIPLHLRGSTRGWFLSWLAQEHPALMRRYRRLYGRGAYVAPEYSQWLDERVAPLLERHRLGVRASARREEKGALRTDEHTPEPEAALTLF; this is encoded by the coding sequence ATGCGGTGGGCGGGTCAGACTGTGGATGCGGACGACGGAGCTCTGCCGGGTCTCGAACGGGCCGGCCTCGTCCGTAGTGTCCGCACACCGGAGTTCGAGGGCGTCACCTTCCACGAGGTGCTGTGCAAGAGCGCGCTGAACAGGACGCCGGAGGCCTCCCGGTTGCCGTTCCGGTACACCGTCAACACCTTCCGGGGCTGCACCCATGCCTGCCGGTACTGCTTCGCCCGACCCACGCACGAGTACCTCGATCTCGACGCCGGGCACGACTTCGACTCGCAACTGGTCGTCAAGACCAACGTCGCCGCCGTCCTGCGCCGCGAACTCGCGCGACGATCCTGGACCCGGGAACACGTGGCGCTCGGTACCAACACCGATCCCTACCAACGGGCAGAGGGGCGCTACCGGCTGATGCCCGGAGTCATCCGGGCGTTCGCCGAATCCGGCACCCCCTTCTCCATTCTCACGAAGGGCACGCTGCTGCGCCGCGATCTCCCGCTGCTGTCGCTGGCGGCCGGTCAGGTCGACGTCTCGGTCGCGGTGTCGCTCCCGATCGGCGATCCCGAACTGGCCGCGCACATCGAACCGGGCACGCCGTCGCCGAAGGCCCGTCTCGATCTCGTGAAGGCGATCGTCGACGCCGGATTGTCGTGCCACGTCATGGTCGCTCCGGTGCTGCCCTTCCTCACCGACTCGCGACAGCACCTCGACACGCTGTTCGGCTCCCTCGCCGCCGCCGGCGCGTCGGGGGTCACCGCGATACCGCTGCACCTGCGCGGCTCGACCCGCGGGTGGTTCCTGTCGTGGCTCGCGCAGGAGCATCCTGCCCTCATGCGACGCTATCGCCGCCTCTACGGACGGGGCGCCTACGTTGCTCCGGAGTACTCGCAGTGGTTGGACGAGCGGGTCGCGCCCCTGCTCGAACGTCACCGCCTCGGGGTCCGGGCGTCCGCTCGGCGCGAGGAGAAGGGTGCGCTGCGCACCGACGAACACACCCCCGAACCCGAGGCGGCGCTCACCTTGTTCTGA
- the hisS gene encoding histidine--tRNA ligase, which yields MSKASTFSAPKGVPDYVPPQSAEFVAVRDGLTRAARLAGYGHVELPIFEDTGLFARGVGESTDVVTKEMYTFADRGERSVTLRPEGTAGVMRAVIEHGLDRGQLPVKLSYSGPFFRYERPQAGRYRQLQQVGVEAIGIDDPALDAEVIAVADAGFRSLGLDGFRLEITSLGDETCRPQYREKLQQFLFALPLDEETRRRAEINPLRVLDDKRPEVREMTADAPLMLDHLSDTARAHFDEVLAHLDAIGVPYVVNPRMVRGLDYYTKTTFEFVHDGLGAQSGIGGGGRYDGLMEQLGGQPLSGIGFGIGVDRTVLALAAEGKTAGSPARCEVYGVPMGDAAKAALVPIAHKLRAAGVRVDLAYGGRGLKGAMKAADKSGAVVALVLGDRELEAGEIVVKDLRNGEQHSVALTDVVARVGEVVAGA from the coding sequence GTGAGCAAGGCCTCCACGTTTTCGGCGCCGAAGGGTGTGCCCGATTACGTTCCCCCGCAGTCGGCGGAGTTCGTGGCGGTACGGGACGGTCTGACCCGTGCCGCACGCCTGGCGGGGTACGGGCACGTCGAGCTGCCCATCTTCGAGGACACCGGCCTGTTCGCTCGCGGCGTCGGCGAGTCCACCGACGTCGTCACGAAGGAGATGTACACCTTCGCCGATCGCGGTGAGCGCTCGGTCACGCTGCGTCCCGAGGGCACCGCGGGCGTGATGCGCGCAGTGATCGAGCACGGCCTCGACCGCGGTCAGCTCCCCGTGAAGCTGTCCTATTCCGGGCCGTTCTTCCGCTACGAGCGCCCCCAGGCGGGTCGCTACCGTCAGCTCCAGCAGGTCGGCGTGGAGGCGATCGGCATCGACGATCCCGCGCTCGACGCCGAGGTCATCGCGGTCGCCGACGCAGGATTCCGGTCGCTCGGACTCGACGGATTCCGCCTCGAGATCACGTCCCTCGGCGACGAGACCTGCCGTCCGCAGTACCGGGAGAAGCTGCAGCAGTTCCTGTTCGCGCTCCCGCTCGACGAGGAGACGCGCCGCCGCGCCGAGATCAACCCGCTGCGCGTGCTCGACGACAAGCGCCCCGAGGTCCGCGAGATGACCGCCGACGCACCGCTGATGCTCGACCATCTCTCGGACACCGCTCGCGCGCACTTCGACGAGGTGCTCGCGCACCTCGATGCGATCGGCGTCCCGTACGTCGTCAATCCGCGCATGGTGCGCGGCCTCGACTACTACACGAAGACCACCTTCGAGTTCGTCCACGACGGGCTCGGCGCCCAGTCCGGCATCGGTGGCGGTGGCCGCTACGACGGGCTCATGGAACAGCTCGGCGGCCAGCCGCTCTCGGGCATCGGATTCGGGATCGGCGTCGACCGCACGGTTCTCGCGCTCGCCGCCGAGGGCAAGACCGCCGGCAGTCCCGCGCGGTGCGAGGTCTACGGGGTACCGATGGGCGACGCGGCCAAGGCCGCGCTCGTGCCCATCGCGCACAAACTGCGCGCCGCGGGTGTCCGCGTCGACCTCGCCTACGGTGGCCGCGGCCTCAAAGGCGCCATGAAGGCGGCCGACAAGTCCGGTGCCGTCGTCGCCCTCGTGCTCGGCGACCGCGAACTCGAGGCGGGCGAGATCGTCGTCAAGGATCTACGCAACGGCGAGCAGCACAGCGTTGCACTCACGGACGTCGTCGCCCGTGTGGGTGAGGTCGTTGCCGGCGCATGA
- a CDS encoding peptidylprolyl isomerase, translating into MIHTTERRFASRLRTVVPLCLVAVAALLAGCAQDAGSATTKVTEAAQPRSAPPRDLSIYRGLPEVPAPPAPTVTCEYVDKGGARPPSTASTVGIVDLTLETSIGAIPLVLDRAQAPCTVNSFVDLARRGFYDGTSCHRLATDPGGELYQCGDPTGTGSGGPGYTFADEYPVPQFDAEAATSYLPPAVLYPRGTIAMANAGVENSNGSQFFLLLGDSLLRPDFTAFGRIADAGMPVLDAAAANGHDGSSPLGGGVPTTPVVIGAVR; encoded by the coding sequence GTGATCCACACCACCGAGCGGCGGTTCGCGTCCCGGCTCCGCACCGTTGTTCCACTCTGTCTCGTCGCCGTCGCAGCGTTGCTCGCCGGTTGTGCGCAGGACGCCGGTTCCGCGACCACGAAGGTCACCGAGGCCGCACAGCCACGGTCGGCTCCCCCGCGCGATCTGTCCATCTATCGCGGACTCCCCGAGGTCCCGGCCCCACCGGCACCGACCGTGACGTGCGAGTACGTCGACAAGGGTGGTGCTCGTCCCCCGTCGACCGCATCGACCGTGGGCATCGTCGACCTCACCCTCGAGACGTCGATCGGGGCGATCCCGCTCGTGCTCGACCGGGCCCAGGCGCCGTGCACGGTCAACAGCTTCGTCGATCTCGCGCGTCGCGGATTCTACGACGGCACGTCCTGCCACCGTCTCGCAACCGATCCGGGCGGTGAGCTCTACCAGTGCGGCGACCCGACCGGCACGGGATCCGGCGGTCCCGGCTACACCTTCGCGGACGAGTATCCGGTGCCCCAGTTCGATGCGGAGGCGGCGACGTCCTATCTCCCGCCGGCGGTGCTGTATCCGCGCGGCACGATCGCGATGGCCAATGCCGGGGTGGAGAACAGCAACGGCAGCCAGTTCTTCCTGCTGCTCGGAGATTCGCTGTTGCGACCGGACTTCACGGCCTTCGGCCGCATCGCCGATGCCGGGATGCCGGTGCTCGACGCGGCCGCCGCGAACGGACACGACGGTTCCAGCCCGCTCGGGGGTGGCGTACCCACGACGCCCGTCGTGATCGGAGCCGTACGGTGA
- a CDS encoding MBL fold metallo-hydrolase — translation MLVTGFPAGMFQTNCYILAQDNAKECVVVDPGQDAAEPLVEFLTGSDLTPRAVLLTHGHLDHMWSAQPVADRYGIPVYIHPDDRMMLTDPLQGMGSSLAPFLDGVEFVEPQQVVEFADGDEIEHAGIEFVVDHTPGHTRGSVVLRTRTTTPDGAVLNVALTGDTLFQGSIGRTDLPGGDHAQLLDSIARKLLVLDDGTNILPGHGGASTIGQERVSNPFLSGLAESR, via the coding sequence GTGCTCGTGACCGGATTCCCTGCCGGGATGTTCCAGACCAACTGCTACATCCTCGCGCAGGACAACGCGAAGGAGTGCGTCGTCGTCGATCCCGGCCAGGACGCCGCCGAGCCGCTCGTGGAGTTCCTCACCGGATCCGATCTCACGCCCCGCGCGGTGCTGCTCACGCACGGTCACCTCGACCACATGTGGTCGGCGCAGCCGGTGGCCGACCGGTACGGGATCCCCGTCTACATCCATCCGGACGACCGGATGATGCTCACCGATCCGCTGCAGGGCATGGGGTCGAGCCTTGCGCCCTTCCTCGACGGCGTCGAGTTCGTCGAACCGCAGCAGGTCGTGGAGTTCGCCGACGGGGACGAGATCGAACACGCCGGAATCGAGTTCGTCGTCGACCACACGCCCGGGCACACCCGCGGCTCGGTCGTCCTGCGCACCCGCACCACCACGCCCGACGGGGCCGTCCTGAACGTCGCGCTGACCGGCGACACCCTGTTCCAGGGATCGATCGGCCGCACCGACCTGCCCGGCGGCGACCACGCGCAACTGCTCGACTCGATCGCGCGCAAGCTGCTCGTGCTCGACGACGGCACCAACATCCTCCCCGGACACGGCGGGGCGAGCACAATCGGGCAGGAACGGGTGTCGAATCCCTTCCTCTCCGGCCTGGCAGAATCCCGCTGA
- a CDS encoding pirin family protein, giving the protein MSNTDTRPEEIHCRTEDLPIRDPLRPRVEIITSREVPLGGPRAMPVRRTLPQRQRSLIGAWCFVDHYGPDDVSRTGGMDVAPHPHTGLQTVSWLFTGEIEHRDSHGVHAMVRPGELNLMTGGHGICHSEVSTSATTTLHGVQLWVALPDAHRDAPRDFQHHVPPIVRVPGADVKVFLGSLAGQESPVTTYTPLLGAEIVLDPAASITLDVDPSFEHGVLVDTGTVALFGTVLTRAALGYTGTGVPALELTNTTDEPARIVLLGGTPLGEEIVMWWNFVGRDHDEIVAYRDAWERGSDRFGSVSGYTGKIERLPAPPLPQARIRPRRNPPTADPNCPTQDPA; this is encoded by the coding sequence ATGAGCAACACCGACACCCGTCCCGAGGAAATCCACTGCCGGACGGAGGACCTCCCGATCCGCGACCCGCTCCGCCCCCGCGTGGAGATCATCACCTCGCGTGAGGTCCCGCTCGGCGGCCCCCGGGCGATGCCCGTGCGCCGCACGCTTCCGCAACGGCAGCGTTCGCTGATCGGCGCGTGGTGCTTCGTCGACCACTACGGCCCCGACGACGTCTCCCGTACCGGTGGCATGGACGTCGCACCGCACCCCCACACCGGACTGCAGACGGTGTCGTGGCTGTTCACCGGCGAGATCGAACACCGCGACAGTCACGGCGTGCACGCGATGGTCCGGCCGGGGGAGTTGAACCTCATGACCGGAGGCCACGGAATCTGTCACTCCGAGGTCTCCACCTCTGCGACCACGACACTGCACGGCGTGCAGTTGTGGGTGGCCCTGCCCGACGCACATCGCGATGCGCCCCGCGACTTCCAGCACCACGTACCGCCGATCGTCCGGGTGCCCGGTGCCGACGTCAAGGTCTTCCTCGGTTCGCTCGCCGGCCAGGAGTCGCCCGTGACGACGTACACCCCGCTGCTCGGCGCGGAGATCGTCCTGGACCCCGCGGCGAGCATCACCCTCGACGTCGACCCGTCGTTCGAGCACGGGGTGCTCGTCGACACCGGTACGGTCGCGCTGTTCGGCACCGTGCTCACACGTGCCGCGCTCGGCTACACCGGAACCGGCGTGCCGGCCCTCGAACTGACCAACACCACCGACGAACCCGCACGTATCGTCCTCCTCGGCGGAACACCCCTCGGTGAGGAGATCGTGATGTGGTGGAACTTCGTCGGCCGCGACCACGACGAGATCGTCGCCTACCGGGACGCCTGGGAACGCGGGTCCGATCGGTTCGGCAGCGTCTCCGGCTACACCGGCAAAATCGAGCGTCTCCCGGCACCGCCCCTGCCCCAGGCGCGTATCCGCCCCCGCCGCAATCCACCCACCGCAGATCCGAACTGCCCGACACAGGACCCCGCATGA
- a CDS encoding peptidylprolyl isomerase has product MIRLRTTLAAGAGLALLLTGCSDDTSTDSAATSSAPASVADRESPAYTGELPERPAGGDPVSCTYNASGDAARDVTAPSADDVSATGTTAAQITTSVGVIGVELDRAAAPCTVNSFVSLAEQGYFDDTPCHRLVTSPGLQVLQCGDPTGTGTGGPGYGFDTEYPENVYAPGDAQLRQPVIYPRGTVAMANTGRPGSNGSQFFLVYEDSQLPPTYTAFGTVDEAGLAVIEEVAAEGDDGSMAAGGGAPNRAVQIESVTVGS; this is encoded by the coding sequence ATGATCCGATTGCGCACCACCCTCGCCGCCGGCGCCGGGCTGGCACTCCTGCTCACGGGATGCTCCGACGACACGTCCACCGACAGCGCCGCGACCTCCTCGGCACCCGCGTCCGTCGCCGACCGGGAGTCCCCCGCCTACACGGGCGAACTGCCGGAGCGCCCCGCCGGTGGCGATCCCGTCTCGTGCACCTACAACGCCTCGGGTGACGCCGCGCGCGACGTGACCGCCCCGTCCGCGGACGACGTCTCCGCCACCGGCACCACCGCCGCGCAGATCACCACCAGCGTCGGCGTGATCGGCGTGGAGCTCGACCGGGCCGCGGCCCCGTGCACGGTCAACAGCTTCGTGTCCCTCGCCGAGCAGGGCTACTTCGACGACACGCCCTGCCACCGGCTGGTGACCTCGCCGGGTCTGCAGGTGCTGCAGTGCGGCGACCCGACGGGCACCGGCACGGGCGGGCCGGGCTACGGCTTCGACACCGAGTACCCGGAGAACGTGTACGCCCCCGGCGACGCCCAGCTGCGCCAGCCGGTGATCTACCCGCGCGGCACGGTCGCGATGGCCAACACCGGCCGGCCCGGCAGCAACGGCAGCCAGTTCTTCCTGGTCTACGAGGATTCGCAGCTTCCCCCCACCTACACGGCCTTCGGGACGGTCGACGAAGCCGGACTCGCCGTGATCGAGGAGGTCGCAGCAGAGGGCGACGACGGATCGATGGCGGCCGGCGGCGGTGCCCCCAACCGCGCGGTGCAGATCGAGTCGGTGACCGTCGGGTCCTGA
- a CDS encoding peptidylprolyl isomerase: MPSNAQRRQAAKRKLERQLERRAERERKRRRMTIALSALGVIVVVGAGVALWAVNRGDDTATEAASNDTSGSEMEYAALPEGRSEPLPETVSCSYPADGREPSKPAEPPRTEGIRTTGEGNTDISVSVETSQGNIGLILHNDDSPCTVNSFLSLASQNFFDETVCHRLTTSPSLQVLQCGDPSGSGSGGPGYQFANEFPTDQFAADDPAAQEPMTYPRGTLAMANAGPDTNGSQFFLVYGDSVLPPQYTVFGTIDETGLATLDKIAAAGVSGGAADGAPALETTLTSVRMD, from the coding sequence GTGCCGAGCAACGCACAACGGCGCCAGGCCGCGAAACGCAAACTCGAACGGCAGCTCGAGCGTCGAGCCGAACGCGAGCGCAAGCGGCGCCGCATGACGATCGCGCTGTCCGCGCTCGGAGTGATCGTGGTCGTCGGCGCCGGTGTTGCTCTGTGGGCGGTCAACCGGGGCGACGACACGGCCACCGAGGCGGCGTCGAACGACACCTCCGGTTCGGAAATGGAGTATGCCGCGCTCCCCGAGGGCCGGTCCGAGCCGTTGCCCGAGACGGTGAGCTGCTCCTACCCCGCGGACGGCCGCGAACCGTCGAAGCCGGCAGAGCCGCCGCGCACCGAAGGCATCCGCACCACCGGCGAGGGCAACACGGACATCAGCGTCAGCGTGGAGACGAGCCAGGGGAACATCGGCCTGATCCTGCACAACGACGATTCGCCGTGCACCGTCAACAGCTTCCTGTCGCTGGCCTCGCAGAACTTCTTCGACGAGACGGTCTGCCATCGGCTGACCACCTCGCCGTCCCTGCAGGTCCTGCAGTGCGGCGACCCGTCGGGTAGCGGGTCGGGCGGTCCGGGATACCAGTTCGCGAACGAGTTCCCGACCGACCAGTTCGCCGCCGACGATCCCGCGGCACAGGAACCGATGACCTATCCGCGCGGCACGCTCGCGATGGCCAACGCCGGCCCGGACACCAACGGCAGCCAGTTCTTCCTGGTGTACGGCGATTCGGTGCTGCCGCCGCAGTACACCGTCTTCGGCACGATCGACGAGACCGGTCTCGCGACCCTCGACAAGATCGCCGCGGCCGGGGTCTCAGGCGGAGCCGCCGACGGTGCCCCCGCGCTGGAGACCACCCTCACGTCGGTCAGGATGGACTGA
- a CDS encoding acyl-CoA thioesterase, with the protein MRYDPRRTSLDLYPLQRTITPLFGDTDALGHINNVSIARYFEQARVLVMEAVSSTLGGNHPFERAVLAKIEINFLAEVFYPHDIVIATGVHRIGTSSVVIGSALFQHGRCVALADSVDVGTAAEGGSRPVPEASRVAFEKFRLAYGD; encoded by the coding sequence ATGCGGTACGACCCGCGACGCACCTCGCTCGACCTGTATCCGCTGCAGCGCACGATCACGCCCCTGTTCGGCGACACCGACGCGCTCGGGCACATCAACAACGTCTCGATCGCCCGCTACTTCGAGCAGGCCCGCGTCCTCGTCATGGAGGCCGTGTCGTCGACCCTGGGCGGTAACCACCCCTTCGAGCGTGCGGTACTCGCGAAGATCGAGATCAACTTCCTGGCCGAGGTGTTCTATCCGCACGACATCGTCATCGCCACCGGTGTCCACCGCATCGGGACGTCGTCGGTGGTGATCGGCTCGGCCCTGTTCCAGCACGGCCGGTGCGTCGCACTCGCCGACTCGGTGGATGTCGGCACCGCCGCCGAAGGCGGATCACGACCGGTTCCCGAAGCATCGCGCGTGGCGTTCGAGAAGTTCCGGCTCGCCTACGGCGACTGA
- a CDS encoding type VII secretion target: MSGLFPGAGIRVVPDGIRAFGATNLRAAEQVAQAGTFDLQANISALSPALGLIGGEFLAVFAAAQSEHTRAVTQLSWAYASNGIAAHEAATGYETTDTGTASALADAAGGL; encoded by the coding sequence ATGAGCGGTCTGTTTCCCGGTGCCGGAATCCGGGTGGTGCCCGACGGTATTCGAGCGTTCGGGGCCACAAATCTTCGTGCGGCCGAGCAAGTGGCGCAGGCGGGGACGTTCGATCTGCAGGCCAACATCTCCGCGTTGAGCCCGGCTCTGGGACTCATCGGCGGAGAGTTCCTCGCGGTGTTCGCCGCGGCCCAGTCCGAGCACACCCGTGCCGTCACGCAACTGTCGTGGGCCTACGCGTCCAACGGCATCGCAGCACACGAGGCGGCCACCGGTTACGAAACGACCGACACCGGAACGGCGTCGGCGCTGGCCGACGCTGCGGGAGGACTGTGA
- a CDS encoding RelA/SpoT family protein: protein MTQNLDRSHNSGQNPTPTPASTSASRRVRARLARRITGQRGTSLKPVLEPLVTIHRELYPKADLSQLQRAYDVAEERHASQKRKSGDPYITHPLAVATILAELGMDTTTLVAALLHDTVEDTGYTLEQLTAEFGEEVAHLVDGVTKLDKVVLGSAAEGETIRKMIIAMARDPRVLVIKVADRLHNMRTMRFLPPEKQARKARETLEVIAPLAHRLGMATVKWELEDLAFAILHPKKYEEIVRLVATRAPSRDTYLATVRDEIGRTLAASRIDAVVEGRPKHYWSIYQKMIVKGRDFDDIHDLVGVRILCNEIRDCYAAVGVVHSLWQPMAGRFKDYIAQPRYGVYQSLHTTVIGPEGKPLEVQIRTHEMHRTAEFGIAAHWRYKETKGRHSGDVAELDDMAWMRQLLDWQREAADPGEFLESLRYDLAVKEIFVFTPKGDVITLPSGSTPVDFAYAVHTEVGHRCIGARVNGRLVALERKLENGEVVEVFTSKDPNAGPSRDWQSFVVSPRAKAKIRQWFAKERREEALESGKDAIAKEVRRVGLPLQRLMNADLMVAVAKELRYADVSALYTAVGEHHVSAHHVVQRLVALLGGVGGVEEELAERSTPSTIPTRSRHSGDSGVLVPGAPGTVSKLAKCCTPVPGDEIMGFVTRTGAVSVHRTDCTNAGSLREQSERIIEVQWAPSPSSVFLVAIQIEALDRHRLLSDVTKALADEKVNILSASVTTTGDRVAVSRFTFEMGDPKHLGHVLNVVRNVEGVYDVYRVTSAA from the coding sequence ATGACCCAGAATCTCGATCGGTCCCACAATTCCGGTCAGAACCCGACCCCCACACCGGCATCGACCTCCGCGTCGAGGCGGGTACGCGCCCGCCTGGCTCGACGCATCACCGGTCAGCGGGGCACGAGCCTCAAGCCGGTCCTCGAGCCGCTGGTCACCATCCACCGTGAGCTGTATCCCAAGGCCGACCTCTCGCAGCTGCAGCGCGCGTACGACGTCGCCGAGGAACGGCACGCCAGCCAGAAGCGCAAGTCCGGCGATCCGTACATCACCCACCCGCTGGCGGTCGCGACGATCCTCGCCGAACTCGGCATGGATACCACGACCCTCGTCGCGGCACTGCTCCACGACACCGTCGAGGACACCGGGTACACGCTCGAGCAGCTCACCGCCGAGTTCGGTGAAGAGGTCGCGCACCTCGTCGACGGCGTCACCAAACTCGACAAGGTCGTGCTCGGCTCGGCCGCCGAGGGCGAGACCATCCGCAAGATGATCATCGCGATGGCGCGCGACCCCCGGGTGCTCGTCATCAAGGTCGCCGACCGCCTGCACAACATGCGGACCATGCGCTTCCTGCCTCCCGAGAAGCAGGCCCGCAAGGCACGCGAAACCCTCGAGGTCATCGCCCCGCTGGCCCATCGCCTCGGGATGGCGACGGTCAAGTGGGAGCTCGAGGACCTCGCCTTCGCGATCCTCCATCCGAAGAAGTACGAGGAGATCGTCCGGCTCGTCGCGACCCGCGCGCCGTCGCGCGACACCTATCTGGCCACCGTCCGCGACGAGATCGGGCGGACACTCGCGGCGTCGCGGATCGACGCGGTCGTCGAGGGCCGGCCCAAGCACTACTGGTCGATCTACCAGAAGATGATCGTCAAGGGCCGCGACTTCGACGACATCCACGACCTGGTCGGCGTCCGCATCCTGTGCAACGAGATCCGCGACTGCTACGCGGCCGTCGGTGTCGTGCACTCGCTGTGGCAGCCCATGGCGGGACGGTTCAAGGACTACATCGCGCAGCCCCGCTACGGCGTCTACCAGTCGCTGCACACCACCGTCATCGGTCCCGAGGGCAAGCCGCTCGAGGTGCAGATCCGCACGCACGAGATGCACCGCACCGCCGAGTTCGGCATCGCCGCGCACTGGCGGTACAAGGAGACCAAGGGACGCCACTCGGGTGATGTCGCCGAGCTCGACGACATGGCCTGGATGCGGCAGCTCCTCGACTGGCAGCGGGAAGCGGCCGACCCGGGGGAGTTCCTCGAATCGCTCCGCTACGACCTGGCGGTCAAGGAGATCTTCGTCTTCACGCCCAAGGGCGACGTGATCACCCTGCCCTCCGGCTCGACGCCCGTGGACTTCGCGTACGCCGTGCACACCGAGGTCGGGCACCGCTGCATCGGAGCCCGCGTCAACGGCCGACTCGTCGCCCTCGAACGCAAGCTCGAGAACGGCGAGGTCGTGGAGGTCTTCACCTCCAAGGACCCGAACGCCGGCCCGAGCCGCGACTGGCAGTCGTTCGTCGTCTCACCCCGCGCCAAGGCGAAGATCCGGCAGTGGTTCGCCAAGGAACGTCGCGAGGAGGCCCTCGAATCCGGCAAGGACGCCATCGCGAAGGAGGTCCGTCGCGTCGGTCTGCCGCTGCAGCGCCTGATGAACGCCGACCTGATGGTCGCGGTCGCCAAGGAACTGCGCTACGCCGACGTCTCGGCGCTGTACACCGCCGTCGGTGAGCACCACGTCTCGGCGCACCACGTCGTGCAACGGCTGGTCGCGCTGCTCGGCGGGGTCGGTGGTGTCGAGGAGGAGCTGGCCGAGCGGTCGACCCCGTCGACCATCCCCACTCGCTCGCGGCACAGCGGCGACTCCGGTGTCCTCGTGCCGGGCGCACCGGGTACGGTCTCGAAGCTCGCCAAGTGCTGCACGCCCGTCCCCGGCGACGAGATCATGGGCTTCGTGACCCGCACCGGAGCGGTGAGCGTGCACCGCACGGACTGCACCAACGCCGGGTCGCTGCGGGAGCAATCGGAGCGCATCATCGAGGTGCAGTGGGCGCCCTCGCCGTCGTCGGTCTTCCTCGTCGCAATCCAGATCGAGGCCCTCGATCGGCACCGCCTGCTGTCGGACGTCACGAAGGCGCTCGCCGACGAGAAGGTCAACATCCTGTCGGCCTCGGTGACGACCACGGGCGACCGGGTCGCGGTGAGCCGGTTCACCTTCGAGATGGGCGATCCGAAGCATCTCGGACACGTGCTCAACGTCGTCCGCAACGTCGAGGGCGTCTACGACGTCTACCGGGTGACCTCGGCTGCCTGA
- a CDS encoding MarR family winged helix-turn-helix transcriptional regulator produces MGEAKWLSDDEQRLWRAYLDATRLLFQNLDKQLLRDSDISFTDFEILVLLSEAPDRRMRMRDLADASTTTRSGITRAVSRMENAGWVRRVECESDRRGAWAELTDVGYARLAEAGPGHVGAVRANMFDLLSPADIAPMTEAFARMRDRMIDGRR; encoded by the coding sequence ATGGGAGAAGCGAAGTGGCTCAGCGACGACGAACAGCGCCTGTGGCGCGCGTATCTGGATGCGACGCGCCTGCTGTTCCAGAATCTCGACAAGCAGCTGCTGCGGGACTCCGACATCTCCTTCACCGACTTCGAAATCCTGGTCCTGCTGTCCGAGGCACCCGACCGCCGGATGCGCATGCGCGACCTCGCGGACGCGAGCACCACGACCCGCAGTGGCATCACCCGCGCCGTCTCCCGCATGGAGAATGCGGGATGGGTGCGGCGCGTGGAGTGCGAATCCGACCGACGCGGCGCGTGGGCCGAACTCACGGACGTCGGCTACGCGAGACTCGCCGAGGCGGGCCCCGGCCACGTCGGGGCGGTCCGCGCGAACATGTTCGACCTGCTCTCTCCCGCCGACATCGCCCCCATGACCGAGGCCTTCGCTCGCATGCGCGATCGCATGATCGACGGCAGACGGTAG